A single region of the Streptomyces sp. NBC_01262 genome encodes:
- a CDS encoding DUF4032 domain-containing protein, with protein sequence MELQITATSPEHPAALLDLPWGIPLEEWPEEHLVSLPRGISRHVVRFACAGDEVVAVKEVGEWAAVREYGLLRDLDRMGIPAVDPLAVVTGRTDAVGEPLEPVLITRHLGGSLPYRSMFETTMRPGTVNRLLDALAVLLVRLHLTGFAWGDCSLSNTLFRRDAGAYAAYLVDAETGQIQPQLSRGQREYDIEVARVNIAGELLDLEAGGSLHPSVDPITFGQAIADRYGELWHELTRESVYPVDKRHHIDLRIRRLNELGFDVAEMQIQKSPDGDQVTFLPKVVDAGHHQRQLLRLTGLDAEENQARSLLNDLETWMATQDDYAPGDPLGARPEVLAHRWVRDVFRPTVRAVPLEVRRAVDTAQVYHELLEHRWFMSEQAQRDVGLEAAVEDYVRNVLPHAPEVPAALPDA encoded by the coding sequence ATGGAGCTGCAGATCACCGCGACCTCGCCCGAGCACCCGGCGGCCCTTCTCGACCTGCCCTGGGGCATCCCCCTGGAGGAGTGGCCGGAGGAGCACCTGGTGTCGCTGCCGCGCGGTATCTCGCGGCACGTCGTGCGGTTCGCCTGCGCCGGCGACGAGGTGGTCGCCGTCAAGGAGGTCGGCGAGTGGGCGGCCGTACGGGAGTACGGGCTGCTGCGCGACCTGGACCGGATGGGCATACCCGCCGTGGACCCGCTCGCCGTCGTCACCGGGCGCACCGACGCCGTCGGCGAACCCCTGGAACCGGTGCTGATCACCCGGCACCTGGGCGGCTCGCTGCCGTACCGCTCGATGTTCGAGACGACGATGCGGCCGGGCACCGTCAACCGCCTGCTCGACGCGCTCGCAGTGCTGCTCGTACGGCTGCACCTCACCGGCTTCGCGTGGGGCGACTGCTCGCTGTCCAACACCCTCTTCCGGCGCGACGCGGGCGCCTACGCCGCGTATCTCGTGGACGCCGAGACCGGTCAGATCCAGCCGCAGCTCAGCCGTGGCCAGCGCGAATACGACATCGAGGTCGCCCGGGTCAATATCGCGGGCGAGCTGCTCGACCTGGAGGCGGGCGGCTCGCTGCACCCGTCCGTGGACCCGATCACCTTCGGCCAGGCCATCGCCGACCGCTACGGCGAGCTGTGGCACGAACTCACCCGGGAATCCGTCTACCCGGTGGACAAGCGGCACCACATCGACCTGCGCATCCGCCGCCTCAACGAACTCGGCTTCGACGTGGCCGAGATGCAGATCCAGAAGTCGCCCGACGGCGACCAGGTCACCTTCCTCCCCAAGGTCGTCGACGCCGGCCACCACCAGCGCCAGCTGCTGCGCCTCACCGGCCTCGACGCCGAGGAGAACCAGGCCCGCAGCCTGCTGAACGACCTGGAGACCTGGATGGCCACCCAGGACGACTACGCCCCCGGCGACCCCCTCGGCGCCCGCCCCGAGGTGCTGGCCCACCGCTGGGTCCGCGATGTCTTCCGCCCGACGGTCCGGGCCGTGCCGCTGGAGGTGCGCCGGGCCGTGGACACCGCGCAGGTCTACCACGAGCTGCTGGAGCACCGGTGGTTCATGTCCGAACAGGCGCAGCGCGATGTCGGCCTGGAGGCCGCCGTCGAGGACTACGTACGCAATGTGCTGCCCCACGCGCCGGAGGTCCCGGCAGCCCTGCCCGATGCCTGA
- a CDS encoding class I SAM-dependent methyltransferase gives MPREWDATTYDSLPLPHLEWGRRTLDRLSLSGDERVLDLGCGTGRDTVALLDRLPGGRVIALDGSLRMLDQLRARLDGRPDRDRVDITHADITRPPLPVRGLVDAVTSVATLHWIPDHAALFAAVAAALRPGGAFVAECGGLGNIASVSAAVDDVLGPRPAVWNFAGTEETERRLLDAGFTDVRVALLPDPARLEPGDQFLSYLAVVVLGGQLERLPDGEHEAFVRAVADRLPEPVVDYVRLTISATRAP, from the coding sequence ATGCCAAGGGAATGGGACGCCACGACGTACGACTCGCTGCCGCTGCCGCACCTGGAATGGGGCCGCCGGACCCTCGACCGCCTCAGCCTCTCCGGCGACGAGCGCGTGCTCGACCTGGGCTGCGGCACCGGCCGCGACACCGTCGCCCTGCTCGACCGCCTCCCCGGGGGCCGTGTGATCGCCCTCGACGGCTCGCTGCGCATGCTCGACCAGCTGCGGGCCCGGCTGGACGGGCGCCCGGACCGGGACCGCGTCGACATCACGCACGCCGACATCACCCGGCCGCCGCTGCCCGTGCGGGGCCTCGTCGACGCGGTCACCAGCGTCGCCACGCTCCACTGGATCCCCGACCACGCGGCGCTCTTCGCGGCTGTCGCCGCCGCGCTGCGGCCCGGCGGGGCCTTCGTCGCCGAATGCGGCGGCCTCGGCAACATCGCGTCCGTGTCCGCCGCGGTCGACGACGTCCTGGGCCCGCGGCCCGCCGTCTGGAACTTCGCCGGCACCGAGGAGACCGAACGCCGGCTGCTCGACGCCGGCTTCACCGATGTACGGGTCGCCCTGCTGCCCGACCCCGCACGTCTGGAGCCCGGCGACCAGTTCCTGAGCTACCTGGCCGTCGTGGTCCTCGGCGGCCAGCTGGAGCGGCTGCCCGACGGCGAGCACGAGGCCTTCGTCAGGGCGGTGGCGGACCGGCTGCCGGAGCCTGTCGTGGACTACGTCCGGCTCACGATCTCGGCCACGCGGGCACCCTGA
- a CDS encoding SAM-dependent methyltransferase, translating to MTRAGRNTMSEIQVRPVGHVVGGRVPVEDDDWGGVEAVIRLDGEQFGPEALYGLDGFSHIEVVFHFDRVPPAKIETGARHPRGNTDWPLVGIFAQRGKNRPNRLGVSRCRLVKVDGLDVHVSGLDAVDGTPVLDIKPWMAEFGPRPTAGTPSQPEWASELMRDYY from the coding sequence ATGACGAGAGCCGGGAGGAACACCATGTCCGAGATCCAAGTCCGCCCCGTGGGCCATGTGGTGGGCGGCCGCGTCCCCGTCGAGGACGACGACTGGGGCGGCGTCGAAGCCGTGATCCGGCTGGACGGGGAGCAGTTCGGACCGGAAGCGCTGTACGGGCTGGACGGCTTCTCGCACATCGAGGTGGTGTTCCACTTCGACCGCGTGCCGCCCGCGAAGATCGAGACGGGGGCACGGCATCCGCGCGGCAACACGGACTGGCCGCTCGTCGGGATCTTCGCGCAACGCGGCAAGAACCGTCCCAACCGTCTTGGCGTCTCGCGCTGCCGGCTTGTGAAAGTGGACGGCCTGGATGTCCACGTCTCAGGGCTCGACGCGGTGGACGGTACGCCCGTGCTCGACATCAAGCCCTGGATGGCCGAGTTCGGTCCACGGCCGACAGCCGGCACGCCGTCCCAGCCCGAGTGGGCATCCGAACTGATGCGTGATTACTACTGA
- a CDS encoding peptidoglycan recognition protein family protein — MRSIQAASLCAAGAGIIGLAAVAAWGAHAVPHSPPAAGPLPRPSPQPRPVPLTDFSRRTLTHHVSLYGATRPSIVSRAGWGADESLLHEAPRYGHAVRVVFLHHTDNGNGYDCARVPEIIRGIYTGHVKDQNWDDVGYNFFVDKCGTIYEGRAGGVTRPVVGAQSVGFNIDTMGIAAIGSYDAAGSVPHAMTEAIAKLSAWKLGLAGIDPRSTQTLRSTNDKARFHKGAHADFDAISGHRDAYFTDCPGEELYARLPAIRAEAARLQGRH, encoded by the coding sequence ATGCGCTCCATTCAAGCGGCCTCGCTTTGCGCCGCGGGTGCCGGGATCATCGGTCTCGCAGCCGTCGCCGCCTGGGGCGCCCACGCCGTCCCGCACTCCCCGCCGGCCGCCGGGCCGCTGCCCCGCCCCAGCCCCCAGCCCCGCCCGGTTCCGCTGACCGACTTCTCGCGGCGCACGCTCACCCACCACGTCTCGCTGTACGGGGCCACGCGGCCCTCGATCGTCAGCCGCGCCGGGTGGGGCGCGGACGAGTCGCTGCTCCACGAGGCACCGCGCTACGGGCACGCCGTGCGGGTCGTCTTCCTGCACCACACCGACAACGGCAACGGATACGACTGCGCCAGGGTGCCCGAGATCATCCGGGGCATCTACACCGGCCACGTCAAGGACCAGAACTGGGACGACGTCGGCTACAACTTCTTCGTCGACAAGTGCGGCACGATCTACGAGGGCCGGGCGGGCGGCGTCACCAGGCCGGTCGTCGGAGCGCAGTCCGTCGGCTTCAACATCGACACCATGGGCATCGCCGCGATCGGCAGCTACGACGCGGCGGGCAGCGTGCCGCACGCCATGACCGAGGCCATCGCGAAGCTCTCCGCCTGGAAGCTCGGGCTGGCCGGGATCGATCCGCGCAGTACGCAGACGCTCCGCTCGACCAACGACAAGGCGCGCTTCCACAAGGGCGCCCACGCGGACTTCGACGCCATCTCCGGCCACCGGGACGCCTACTTCACCGACTGCCCCGGCGAGGAGCTCTACGCGCGGCTGCCCGCGATCCGCGCGGAGGCCGCCCGGCTCCAGGGCCGCCACTGA
- a CDS encoding PP2C family protein-serine/threonine phosphatase — translation MGVFGTRGPNGAGGSGELRVARSPLWLRALPVVLLAVLIAAQAFTPGDVELGAYYAAVPPLAALTYGVAGTAVLSGTVLVVMQLPLIGAGSLAGSDTGAVALIGALSVVISWVRSRHVGRLVRVSTVAEAAQLAVLAPLPASVGPVHCAALYRAAQRGTLVGGDLYDVRPCPYGVRALVADVQGHGLAAVGSVAALLGAFREAVLDLPDLGEVAGRLERRLSLDSAGNGDIELFATALLLEFPPGRDEVRVVCCGHPPALLVRDGRAREICGEPAPPLGMGLPGLAAPVAVTEPLLPGDLVLAYTDGVTEARDASGAFYPLADRLVARLKDGTPAAPEAVVDAVWEDLAAYAGAVADDVALLALTPR, via the coding sequence ATGGGCGTCTTTGGCACGCGCGGGCCGAACGGGGCCGGGGGTTCCGGCGAGCTGAGGGTGGCGCGCTCGCCACTGTGGCTGCGCGCCCTTCCCGTGGTCCTGCTCGCCGTCCTGATAGCCGCCCAGGCGTTCACCCCGGGCGATGTCGAGCTCGGCGCCTACTACGCGGCCGTGCCGCCGCTGGCCGCGCTGACCTACGGGGTGGCCGGTACGGCGGTCCTGTCCGGCACCGTCCTGGTCGTGATGCAGCTGCCGCTGATCGGTGCGGGCAGCCTCGCCGGGAGCGACACCGGGGCCGTGGCCCTCATCGGGGCCCTGAGTGTGGTGATCTCCTGGGTCCGCAGCCGCCACGTCGGCCGCCTGGTGCGGGTCAGCACCGTCGCCGAGGCCGCCCAGCTCGCCGTGCTGGCCCCGCTGCCCGCCTCCGTCGGGCCGGTGCACTGCGCCGCGCTCTACCGGGCCGCTCAGCGCGGCACGCTGGTCGGCGGCGACCTTTACGACGTGCGGCCGTGCCCGTACGGGGTGCGGGCCCTGGTCGCGGATGTGCAGGGGCACGGGCTCGCGGCCGTCGGCTCGGTGGCGGCGCTGCTGGGGGCGTTCCGGGAGGCCGTGCTGGACCTGCCGGACCTCGGCGAGGTGGCCGGACGGCTTGAGCGCAGGCTCAGCCTGGACTCGGCGGGCAACGGCGACATCGAACTGTTCGCCACCGCGCTGCTGCTGGAGTTCCCGCCCGGCCGGGACGAGGTGCGGGTGGTCTGCTGCGGCCATCCGCCCGCCCTGCTGGTCCGGGACGGCCGGGCTCGCGAGATCTGCGGCGAGCCGGCCCCGCCGCTCGGGATGGGCCTGCCCGGCCTGGCGGCGCCGGTGGCGGTCACCGAGCCGCTGCTGCCCGGCGATCTGGTGCTGGCCTACACGGACGGCGTGACCGAGGCACGCGACGCCTCCGGCGCCTTCTACCCGCTGGCCGACCGGCTCGTGGCGCGGCTCAAGGACGGCACCCCGGCCGCGCCGGAGGCGGTGGTGGACGCGGTGTGGGAGGACCTGGCGGCGTACGCGGGGGCGGTCGCCGACGATGTCGCGCTGCTCGCGCTCACACCGCGCTGA
- a CDS encoding VOC family protein, translating to MPVRRLNHAVLYIRDVARSVEFYTDTLGFEISVEIPGRAAFLSSPGSDNDHDLGLFALGADAPGPEQGHVGLYHLAWEVATLGELGDTAGRLSERGALVGSSDHGVSKSLYAKDPDGNEFEVMWRVPREDWPTGQDTRPRPLDLRADIDRWGADRATGAGLGSTT from the coding sequence ATGCCTGTCCGCCGTCTCAACCACGCCGTGCTCTACATCCGCGATGTCGCCCGCTCCGTCGAGTTCTACACCGACACCCTCGGCTTCGAGATCAGCGTCGAGATCCCCGGCCGCGCCGCCTTCCTGAGCTCTCCCGGCAGCGACAACGACCACGACCTCGGCCTCTTCGCCCTCGGCGCCGACGCGCCCGGCCCCGAGCAGGGCCACGTCGGCCTCTACCACCTGGCCTGGGAGGTCGCCACGCTCGGCGAACTGGGCGACACGGCCGGCCGGCTCAGCGAGCGGGGCGCCCTGGTCGGCTCCAGCGACCACGGCGTCTCCAAGTCGCTCTACGCCAAGGACCCCGACGGCAACGAGTTCGAGGTCATGTGGCGCGTGCCGCGCGAGGACTGGCCCACCGGGCAGGACACCCGGCCGCGCCCGCTCGACCTCCGGGCGGACATCGACCGATGGGGCGCGGACCGCGCGACCGGAGCAGGCCTCGGCTCCACCACGTGA